Proteins from one Triticum aestivum cultivar Chinese Spring chromosome 7A, IWGSC CS RefSeq v2.1, whole genome shotgun sequence genomic window:
- the LOC123148287 gene encoding translocon-associated protein subunit alpha, with protein sequence MAVRVWVSAILLAFLLAASPFAQVARAQSEEDAAMQEVVDGADLGYVGDDTPVSSEEPLSPAPGVETVCVFPKNAGKIVPAGEETELLVGLQNEGESTLNVVAVHSTLHLPYDHKMYGQNLTVQSFYNASVPVSVQATFPYTFAVSKFLQPGAYDLVGYIVYEIDQHPYQNVFYNGTIEVVEVGGLLSVESVFLITLGIALLGLLGLWAYGQVQQLSKKTKKGPKVELGTGTTDANMDEWLEGTAFAKDKAKKNK encoded by the exons ATGGCGGTTAGGGTTTGGGTCTCCGCCATcctcctcgccttcctcctcgccgccTCCCCCTTCGCCCAAG TTGCTAGAGCTCAGTCTGAGGAAGATGCTGCTATGCAAGAAGTTGTTGATGGGGCTGATCTAGGATATGTGGGTGATGATACTCCGGTTTCCAGTGAAGAGCCTTTAAGCCCTGCTCCTGGTGTGGAGACTGTTTGCGTCTTCCCCAAAAACGCTGGGAAAA tTGTACCAGCAGGTGAAGAAACTGAGCTTTTGGTTGGCCTGCAAAATGAGG GTGAATCAACTTTGAATGTTGTTGCTGTCCATTCAACCCTGCATCTTCCTTATGATCACAAAATGTATGGACAAAACCTTACAGTTCAG AGTTTCTACAACGCGTCAGTTCCTGTCTCTGTGCAAGCAACCTTTCCCTATACATTTGCCGTGAGCAAATTCTTGCAG CCTGGAGCATATGATCTTGTTGGTTACATTGTGTACGAGATTGATCAGCACCCTTACCAGAACGTATTCTACAATGGCACCATTGAGGTTGTTGAGGTCGGAGGGTTACTGAGTGTTGAATCTGTGTTCCTTATTACCCTTGGAATTGCACTTCTTGGTCTCCTAGGATTGTGGGCTTATGGTCAAGTGCAACAGCTCTCGAAG AAAACAAAGAAAGGCCCCAAGGTGGAACTCGGAACTGGAACAACTGACGCCAACATGGACGAGTGGCTGGAG GGTACCGCGTTTGCAAAGGACAAGGCCAAGAAAAACAAATAG